In Carya illinoinensis cultivar Pawnee chromosome 6, C.illinoinensisPawnee_v1, whole genome shotgun sequence, a single genomic region encodes these proteins:
- the LOC122313006 gene encoding protein DMP3-like: MSNLRPRSSTTVLPKKQPSSSISDKPAAPTTYDVIPDGTPKAPNLRRQRSFSQRAISQTLEGTANIAKRLPSGTLLAFQLLIPIFTQNGSCDSATRPITFILLVLLAVSCFFACFTDTVKASDGQVYHGLATFKGIWLFDINQDDPSNSGLFPDLTKYKIGFIDWVHAVLSVLVFGAVALRDKNVLRCFYPTPGHETQEVLDIVPVGVGLICSLLFMVFPTTRHGIGYPSVMPG, from the coding sequence ATGTCTAATCTTAGACCAAGATCATCAACCACAGTACTACCCAAGAAGCAACCTTCATCATCCATATCTGACAAACCCGCGGCTCCAACCACCTACGATGTCATTCCCGACGGCACACCGAAAGCCCCTAATCTTCGACGCCAACGATCTTTCTCACAGCGTGCAATCTCCCAAACCCTAGAAGGCACAGCCAACATAGCCAAGCGCTTGCCCTCGGGCACCCTCTTAGCATTCCAACTTCTCATACCCATCTTCACCCAGAACGGTTCGTGTGACTCCGCCACTCGCCCCATCACCTTCATCCTCCTTGTCCTCCTCGCCGTCTCCTGCTTCTTCGCATGCTTCACCGACACTGTCAAGGCCTCGGACGGACAGGTCTACCACGGCCTCGCCACCTTCAAAGGAATTTGGCTGTTTGACATTAATCAAGACGACCCTTCAAATTCAGGCTTATTCCCGGATTTGACCAAGTATAAAATAGGATTCATTGATTGGGTTCATGCAGTATTATCAGTGCTAGTGTTTGGAGCTGTGGCTTTGAGAGATAAGAATGTGTTGAGGTGCTTTTATCCAACGCCAGGACATGAGACCCAGGAGGTTCTGGACATTGTTCCTGTGGGTGTTGGGCTCATTTGCAGCCTGTTGTTTATGGTCTTCCCCACCACAAGGCATGGCATTGGCTACCCTAGTGTCATGCCAGGATAa
- the LOC122313736 gene encoding tRNA pseudouridine synthase A-like isoform X1, producing MTEKPKHLLDSVSESPKRPPEVPKTASEYISADEEEQQQQVSMSPNPGNGIQRYLVAIEYIGTRFSGSQHQPNCRTVVGALKEAFRKFIGQPVSICCSSRTDAGVHAVSNVCHIDVQRISKRKPGEVLPPHEPNVVRRAVNHFLQRNEGDIMVIDVRCVPADFHARFKAQERTYFYRLLSGPEPLSIFEKDRAWHVPEELDIPSMQEACKVLVGHHDFSSFRAAGCQAKSPIRTLDELNVTEVVSTPYFPSLIERRQENLTKADVCASSNKPENDLPLRSIEGASDYNGATVLGFGARRRHRCFVITARARSFLYHQVRLFVGVLKAVGTGGLAISDVERILNAKTVTAASPMAPACGLYLGRVKYDLPREE from the exons ATGACAGAAAAACCCAAGCACTTGCTAGACAGTGTCTCGGAGTCTCCTAAAAGGCCTCCCGAAGTCCCAAAAACCGCCTCCGAGTACATAAGCGCCGACGAAGAGGAACAACAGCAACAAGTATCTATGAGTCCGAACCcgggaaatggaattcaacGCTACCTGGTCGCGATCGAGTATATTGGGACTCGTTTTTCTGGGTCTCAGCACCAGCCTAATTGCCGTACGGTTGTTGGCGCTCTTAAG GAAGCTTTTCGTAAATTTATTGGCCAGCCAGTTTCAATTTGTTGTTCAAGTCGAACT GATGCAGGAGTGCATGCCGTATCAAATGTCTGTCACATAGATGTTCAGCGCATAAGCAAAAGGAAGCCTGGGGAAGTG TTACCACCTCATGAGCCTAATGTGGTCAGAAGAGCTGTGAACCATTTCTTACAG AGGAATGAAGGTGATATAATGGTGATTGATGTCCGATGTGTTCCAGCAGATTTTCATGCTAGATTCAAAGCTCAAGAGCGCAC GTATTTCTACCGCTTGCTATCTGGGCCAGAGCCTTTGTCGATTTTTGAGAAGGACCGGGCGTGGCATGTTCCTGAGGAATTAGATATTCCTTCTATGCAG GAAGCATGCAAAGTTCTTGTTGGCCATCATGATTTTAGCTCCTTTAGAGCAGCTGGTTGTCAG GCAAAATCACCAATTAGAACTTTAGATGAACTCAATGTTACCGAGGTAGTTTCAACTCCATATTTTCCATCACTGATTGAGAGGAGACAAGAGAATTTAACCAAGGCAGATGTTTGCGCAAGCTCTAACAAGCCTGAGAATGACCTGCCTCTTAGATCCATTGAGGGGGCAAGTGACTATAATGGTGCAACTGTTCTTGGATTTGGCGCAAGGAGAAGGCATCGTTGCTTTGTGATAACAGCACGGGCACGTTCTTTTCTTTACCACCAG GTTAGACTGTTCGTTGGTGTTCTTAAAGCTGTTGGGACTGGAGGATTAGCAATCTCGGATG TTGAAAGAATCCTAAATGCAAAGACTGTGACTGCTGCTAGTCCCATGGCCCCTGCCTGTGGTCTCTACCTTGGGCGTGTAAAATATGATCTGCCAAGAGAGGAGTAA
- the LOC122313736 gene encoding tRNA pseudouridine synthase A-like isoform X2, whose product MTEKPKHLLDSVSESPKRPPEVPKTASEYISADEEEQQQQVSMSPNPGNGIQRYLVAIEYIGTRFSGSQHQPNCRTVVGALKEAFRKFIGQPVSICCSSRTDAGVHAVSNVCHIDVQRISKRKPGEVLPPHEPNVVRRAVNHFLQRNEGDIMVIDVRCVPADFHARFKAQERTYFYRLLSGPEPLSIFEKDRAWHVPEELDIPSMQAKSPIRTLDELNVTEVVSTPYFPSLIERRQENLTKADVCASSNKPENDLPLRSIEGASDYNGATVLGFGARRRHRCFVITARARSFLYHQVRLFVGVLKAVGTGGLAISDVERILNAKTVTAASPMAPACGLYLGRVKYDLPREE is encoded by the exons ATGACAGAAAAACCCAAGCACTTGCTAGACAGTGTCTCGGAGTCTCCTAAAAGGCCTCCCGAAGTCCCAAAAACCGCCTCCGAGTACATAAGCGCCGACGAAGAGGAACAACAGCAACAAGTATCTATGAGTCCGAACCcgggaaatggaattcaacGCTACCTGGTCGCGATCGAGTATATTGGGACTCGTTTTTCTGGGTCTCAGCACCAGCCTAATTGCCGTACGGTTGTTGGCGCTCTTAAG GAAGCTTTTCGTAAATTTATTGGCCAGCCAGTTTCAATTTGTTGTTCAAGTCGAACT GATGCAGGAGTGCATGCCGTATCAAATGTCTGTCACATAGATGTTCAGCGCATAAGCAAAAGGAAGCCTGGGGAAGTG TTACCACCTCATGAGCCTAATGTGGTCAGAAGAGCTGTGAACCATTTCTTACAG AGGAATGAAGGTGATATAATGGTGATTGATGTCCGATGTGTTCCAGCAGATTTTCATGCTAGATTCAAAGCTCAAGAGCGCAC GTATTTCTACCGCTTGCTATCTGGGCCAGAGCCTTTGTCGATTTTTGAGAAGGACCGGGCGTGGCATGTTCCTGAGGAATTAGATATTCCTTCTATGCAG GCAAAATCACCAATTAGAACTTTAGATGAACTCAATGTTACCGAGGTAGTTTCAACTCCATATTTTCCATCACTGATTGAGAGGAGACAAGAGAATTTAACCAAGGCAGATGTTTGCGCAAGCTCTAACAAGCCTGAGAATGACCTGCCTCTTAGATCCATTGAGGGGGCAAGTGACTATAATGGTGCAACTGTTCTTGGATTTGGCGCAAGGAGAAGGCATCGTTGCTTTGTGATAACAGCACGGGCACGTTCTTTTCTTTACCACCAG GTTAGACTGTTCGTTGGTGTTCTTAAAGCTGTTGGGACTGGAGGATTAGCAATCTCGGATG TTGAAAGAATCCTAAATGCAAAGACTGTGACTGCTGCTAGTCCCATGGCCCCTGCCTGTGGTCTCTACCTTGGGCGTGTAAAATATGATCTGCCAAGAGAGGAGTAA